The nucleotide window AATAGGATGGGCGGTCATCCTGACCCTGGCGGAATACCAAGGCTGGGTCGACGACAACTTAGCCGTTCCGCTGGTTGGGAGCGTTCTCTTTCTCCTCTACTGAGCCCACCTGACCTTCAGGCTGTCCTTCTTCACCTTGTTGAACTCCTCGACGAGGGCCTTTCCCGTCATCTCCATGAACCCATCAACATCGGTGATGCCGAGCTCCTTGAGGCCTATGGCATCAACGCCCTCCGGAATTCCCTTCGCCTCAACGTTTATCCCGATATGGATCTTGACGCTGACCGGTGAAACGGTGGCTATCGAGATGCTGAGCTTCTTGCCGTCCACGTAGATGTCGTCTCCCTTTCTTGTAGTTTTTACCCCATATTCAGCCAGAACCTCGCAGAGCTTGGCTATGAAGAGCTTCTGGAGCGTCGAGGCGAAGAGGGTATTGACAAGGTCAAAGACCTCGATTATGTAGTGGACCATGTCATCGCTCTTGATTTCCTTGCTTGCCCTCAAATCTTCGATGTCAATCATCTCCTCAACCTTAACGTCGCACTTTCCTCGGAAGATGACTAGAGAGTTCCCGAGCATTCCGAAGTTCCTGTAGGCCCAGTGGCTCTCTATCGCGGAACCGTCGTAGTCTATGCGTCTATCCTTCACGATGAGCAGCTCCATGGTATCACCCCATTCTTTCAAGAAGTTCCCTCAACTCCTCAAAACTTTTGACATCTTTCCACATATGGATGAACCGAATAGAGGGGACGGTAGTTTTAACGTCTTCGATGTGGATATCCCTATCGTCCACGTAGATGGTCTCCTCAACGTTGTATCCCGAAAGCTCCAGCTCCCGGAGCGTTCTCGCTATCATGTCCGCCTTGTTCGGGTGGTTTTCAATTTTCGGGAAAATGAAGTAGTGCCATAGGCCGAAGCCCTCAAGGATCAGCCTGACCCTCTCCTCAACGTTCCAGCTGGCAATGGATAGGACGAACCTCTCACTCGCCCATTCAAGGAACTCCCTGACTCCATGGAAGAGATGGAGTTCCTCACCTGTAGAATCAACCAGATAATTGCCGTGGAACTCATATGGCGGCGTAAGCCTGGACGCATCTTCGTGATCCCAGAGGGTACCATCGAGATCGAGGACTAACAGTTTCATTCAACCACCAAGAAAAGCTCCGCTGGGGGGTTTTAACGGTTGCGGAAAAGCACCATAACCAGGGTTCAACATTGCAATGCAATCGAGACAGAATCGAGATTTAGGGCCAGGACCGTGCACAGACCGATTGACCTATCAAATGCCCAGCCCCCCTTTCAGAGGCAGAAACCTCGGGCTGTTGGGAGCGGCAGACTGAACGGGTCGGTTTCCCTTCCCGCTTACATCCCCGCCCCATCAAACGGGTCTTCTTCCCGAGCCCTCGTCCCAGGCAAAGGACCGGTCGCCCGACCCCCTGCGCCTGGGAGTGGGTGCCTATTTTCGGGGACCGCTTCGGCCTTAGATGCTTTCAGGCCTTATCGGACGCGGCGTAGCTGCCCGGCTGTGCCCTGTAGGACAACCGGTAGACCAGAGGCCGCGGCTCCCTGTTCCTCTCGTACTGGGGGAGCCTTCCCCTCAGGCACCCAGCACCTCCGGTAGATAGCATCCGACCTGTCTCACGACGGTCTAAACCCAGCTCACGTTCCCCTTTAATGGGTGAACACCCCCACCCTTGGCCCCTGCTGCAGGACCAGGATGGGAAGAGCCGACAGCGAGGTAGCAAGCCTCGGGGTCGATATGGGCTCTCGCCCGAGACGACTCTGTTATCCCCAGGGTAGCTTTTCTGTCATCCCTGGCCCCCACCGGGGAGGCTCAGGGGTTCGCTAGGCCACGCTTTCGCGGCTGGACCCGCCTCTGTTACGGGTCCAGTCAGGCCGGCTTTTGCCCTTGCACTCTACGGCGGATTCCTGACCCGCCTGAGCCGACCTTAGGGCACCCTCGATACCTTTTCGAGGGTGTGCCGCCCCAGCCAAACTGCCCACCTACCGCTGTCCCCCCATCGGAGGTTAGCCATACGGCAGAGGGTGGGCGGTGTCTCATGGACGGCTCCACCCGCCCCGGAGGACGGGCTTCGACGCCTCCCGCCTACGCTGCGCACCCCCCGCCGTATGGCAACGGCAGGCTGCAGTAAAGCTCCATGGGGTCTTCGCTTCCCACCGGAGGTCCCAGGCATATGCGCCTGGCAGTGGTTTCGCCGGGCCCCAGCCGGGGACAGTGAGGACCTCGTTACGCCATTCATGCAGGTCGGCATTTAACCGACAAGGAATTTCGCTACCTTAAGAGGGTTATAGTTACCCCCGCCGTTTACCGGTGCTTCACCCGGTTGAACCCGGGCTTCACATACCGGCACTGGGCAGGCGTCGGCCCCAGTACAAACCCTTTCGGGCTAGCTGGGACCTGTGTTTTTACTAAACAGTCGGGTCCTCCTAGTCACTGCGACCTGCGGGTTACGCACCCGCAGGCACCCCTTATCCCGAAGTTACGGGGCCAATTTGCCGAGTTCCCTCGGCTGGGTTTCCCCCGACACGCCTTAGGCTTCTCACCCAGGGGCACCGGTGTCGGTTCTCGGTACGGTCGCGGTGGATCGTTCCCAGAGGGCTTTTCACGGGCCCCAGGGATCGGCGGAACCCCCCTTACGGGAGGCCATTCGCGCTTTCATCCGGTTCTCGCCATTACGGCACTCCCCGGACTTATACGCTTAGCCGGCCTTGTGGACCGGTCCGCCTACCCCGAGGCGTCACCCTCTGGGCTTGCGTTGCCGCGCCTACCACCGCGGTACGGGAATATAAACCCGTTTCCCTTTCGCGGGCGCCGAGTTACGGACCCGCTTAGGACCGACTAACCCACGGCTGACGAACATTGCCGTGGAACCCTGGCCCCTTCGGCGGCCGGGATTCTCACCCGGCTATGCTGCTACTCCCGGCAGGATCCACAATACCGACGGGTCCACTGGACCTTACGGCCCAGCTTCCACCCCACCGGCACGCCCGCCTACCCGATCACGGACCAATCGGTCCGTGCGCCGGGGTCTCGGCAGCCGGCTTTAGCCCCGTCCATTTTCGGGGCCCCTGACCTCGACGGGTGAGCTGTTACGCACTCTTTAAAGGATGGCTGCTTCTAAGCCTACCTCCCCGCTGTCTAAGGCCAGGGACACCCTTTGGAGTAACACTTAGCCGGCATTTAGGGGCCTTAACCCCGGTCTGGGTTGTTCCCCTCTCGGTTGACGGCTTACACCGCCACCCTACTCCGGCCATCTACGGCGGCAGTGGGTTCGGAGTTTGACAGGGAGCCGGGGGATTTCTCCCCCTAAACCCCCAATCAGTGCTCTACCCCACCACCTACCTCCGGCCGGGCTATCCTGAGGGATAATTCGGCGGGAACCAGCTATCGCCGGCCTCGATTGGCCTTTCACCCCTAGCCCGAGGTCACGGGAGCGAATTGCACGTCAGCATCCCTAGCGGGCCTCCATCCCTCTGTTGAGGGACTTCACCCTGCCCCGGGCTAGATCGACCGGCTTCGGGTCTCATCCGAGCGACTCCGGGCGCTTTCACACCCCGTCCCTCACCCTTACGGGCTGCGGACCTGTCGGTTTCCCTGCGGCTTCGGGGTTGACCCCCTTAACCTCGCCGCTCGGATGAACTCCCTGCCCCGTGATCCAAGACGGACGGTGCGACCCTGGTCGCCTCCCCTCGTACTCCACGGTCGCCCGTGTTTCCTTCGGGGAGGGTCAGCCCTTCTGGGCCGCACCCACCTATCGCCGCCTGGTTTCAGGCTCTTTTCACCCCCTGCCAGGGGTGCTTTTCAGCTTTCCCTCACGGTACTAGTTCGCTATCGGTCTCGGGACGTATTTAGGGTTGGGAGCCGATGCCTCCCAGCTTCCCGCCGGATATCCGACCGACGGTACTCAGGGACACCCCAAGACCCACCGGGCTTGCGCCTACGGGGCTTTCACCCTCTACGGCGCCACGTTCCAGTGGACTTCGGCTTCACCCGGGAGGGTCTTTCGGGGGCCCTACTACACCACATCCCCTCCGGGTTTCCCCGAAGGGTTCAGTTTGCCCTGTGCCGCTTTCGGTCGCCCCTACTAACGGCATCGCTTTTGCTTTCTTTTCCTGCGGGTACTAAGATGTTTCAATTCCCCGCGTTCCCCCTCCCGACTGGGAGTGCGGCAAGAGCCGCGGGAGGTCCCATTCGGGCATCCCCGGTTCGACGGCTGCCTGCGCCTCGCCGGGGCTTATCGCAGCTTGCCACGCCCTTCGTCGGCGCCCCGAGCCGAGCCATCCACCAGACGGCTTAAGTTTTCTGCCCCCTACTCAGGGGGCTGGGCATTTTTTGGGTCAATCGGCCTGTGCACGGTCCTCATCGTGATCCCTGTTCGGGATCTCGGACCCTTCCACCCCGAGCCGGGCTCGGGATGTGCATCTCTTCGTGGTGGACCGGCCGGGATTCGAACCCGGGGCCTTCGGCTTGCAAAGCCGACGCTCTCCCAGGCTGAGCTACCGGCCCACGGAAGGCAGGCCCAACACCTCTTAAACCCCCCGGACGGATTTTCCGGCGATAGGAGGTGATCGAGCCGTAGGTTCCCCTACGGCTACCTTGTTACGACTTCTCCCCCCTCACGGAGCCCAGACTCGACCCGGCCTCCCCGAAGGGAGATCAGGCCTCATCCAGACCCCGCTCGGGTGGAGTGACGGGCGGTGTGTGCAAGGAGCAGGGACGTATTCGCCGCGCGATGATGACACGCGGGTACTAGGGATTCCAGCTTCACGCGGGCGAGTTGCAGCCCGCGATCCGAACTGGGAGCGGGTTTAGGGGATTACCTTCCCCTTTCGGGGTCGGGTCCCATTGTCCCGCTCATTGTAGCGCGCGTGTAGCCCGGGGGTTTCGGGGCATACTGACCTACCGTCGCCCGCTCCTTCCTCCGGCTTATCGCCGGCGGTCCCCCCAGAGTGCCTCCTCCCCAGCGGGGAGGACTGGCAACTGGGGGCGCGGGTCTCGCTCGTTACCACACTTAAGTGGACGCCTCACGGTACGAGCTGACGGCGGCCATGCACCTCCTCTCGGCGTGTCCGGCAAGACCTTCAGCCTGGCCTTCATCCTGCCGTCGCCCCCGGTGAGGTTCCCGGCGTTGAATCCAATTAAACCGCACGCTCCACCCCTTGTAGTGCTCCCCCGCCAATTCCTTTAAGTTTCAGCCTTGCGGCCGTACTCCCCAGGCGGCGGGCTTAACGGCTTCCCTTCGGCACCGAGCGAGCACGAAGCTCGCCCGACACCTAGCCCGCATCCTTTACAGCCAGGACTACCCGGGTATCTAATCCGGTTCGCTCCCCTGGCCTTCGTCCCTCACCGTCGGACCCGTTCCAGCGGAGCGCCTTCGCCACTGGCGGTCCTCCTGGGATTATAGGATTTCACCCCTACCCCAGGAGTACCCTCCGCCTCTCCCGGTCCCAAGGCCCGCAGTATCCCCAGCAAGCCCCACGGTTGAGCCGTGGGATTTCGCCAGGGACTTGCGGGCCCGGCTACGGACGCTTTAGGCCCAATAATAGCGGCCACCACTCGGGCCGCCGGTATTACCGCGGCGGCTGCCACCGGCCTTGCCCAGCCCTTATTCCCGGAGCTCTTTACACTCCGGAAAAGCCGTGGCGATGCCACGGCACTGGGGGTCCCCCCGTCGCGGTTGCCCGCATTGCGGAGGTTTCGCGCCTGCTGCGCCCCGTAGGGCCTGGACCCGTGTCTCAGTGTCCATCTCCGGGCTCCCACTCTCATGGCCCGTACCGATCTTCGGCTTGGTGGGCCGTTACCCCACCAACTACCTAATCGGCCGCCGGCCCATCCTCGGGCGGTCAAAGACCCTTTCGGCCTGAGGACCTTCCAGTACCTCAGGCCTATGGGGGATTAGCCCCAGTTTCCCGGGGTTATCCCCCTCCCGAGGGTAGGTTACCGACGTGTTACTGAGCCGTCCGCCGGTGCGCGCAAGGCGCCCCATGACTCGCATGGCTTAGTCGGACCCCCATAGCAGTGGCCTCCGGCAGGATCAACCGGAATTGAGCAAGGAGTACGGCCGGTGGGACTTCCCTCAAGGGGAAGTACCAAATATCCGTCCGGGGTTTGGTCGAGGTGTTGGGCCTGCCTTACCCCCGAGGGGTCCGCCTTTCGGCGTTTCCTCGGGAGCGCACATTGCTGTGACCCGAGCTGGAGGGCGGGGTTCATCGTGGGTGCTTTGCACCCTGTCCCCCCGACGCCGCCGTCTTGGCGCTCGGGTTTTGTCGCGCCCTGTTCGGGCGCTCCATCCAATAGGGGTGAACCCCACCGATACAAAATTTTTGCAAAACCCCTCCCAGGCCAGATTCTTAAAAAAGAAGCTGTCAAAAGGCGTCGATAAAATGCACAATTTTAGACATAAAAACGTCAAAAAATTTTTGCAGGGTCAAAGGAGGAAAAAGACGAGAAGCAGGGAAACCCGAGACCAACGAAACAAGGACACCCAGGTTGAGTGCATCATCATGGCTCAACCCAAGACCCCCTCCAGCTGTCCACCCAACGTAGCCGCCGAGGACTACCATCAGAAGGGAGACCACGAACGGCAGCCAGCGTCCCCCAAGCGGCATCAACCTGCCCACGAAGAGAACGAAATCAATGGATGCCAGGAGCGTCATGAGGACAAAGCCGATGGTATAAATGGCGACTCTCCTCATCAATCGCACCCCCCACAAGCTCCAGGTACGGTCATGTAGAACACCAAAACCGAGAGGAGGCCGACTAAGAGGGCAAGCTTTCTGGATGAATCCTCGTCCAGCCCAACGGCAAGGAGAAGACGCTTTGCCAGAGGTAGAAGTACCATGAGCGAGGAAACTATGGAGAGCCCATCCGCGAAGGGAATCACCGAACCCAGGCCGCCAATGACGAGGAAGGAAACCACCATGAGAAGTCCGGCTCCAAAAAACGTCAGAAAGGTTAAGAGGGCAATGAGAGAGGATGCCCTGGTCATCGCTACCACATCACAGCTTCAGTATCTCGGGCACCACGCTTATCTTAGAGACCGGCGTGGGTATCGTGTTCGTAACGGCGAGCTCGTCAACGGCTTTGCTCACGCGCTCTATGGCACCTTCTGCGAAAACACCGTGAGTGGCCGCGACGAAGACCTTCTCTGCCCCCATCTCCCTGAGCAGGTTTGCCGCCCGGATCATGGTCCCGCCGGTGCTTATGATGTCATCGACTATGAGAACGTTCTTCCCCTTAACGTCAACGTCGACCGGCTCCATCCTGACCTCCGTCGGGGAGACGCGGACCTTGTGGAAGTGGCTGTACTCAAGGCCCAGCTTTTCGGCAACGGCCTTCGCCCTTCCAAGGGCGCCTTTGTCGGGGGCGAGAACAACACCCTCACCGAGCTTCTCGCCAAAGTACTCGGCTACAGCCCTCGCTGGGGAAAGGTTGACCGCCTTACCCGGGAAGAACTTGAGGGTCTCGGGGTTGTGGAGGTCGAAGACGTAGAGCTCGTCGTAGTAAACGGCGAGGGTTCTCATCACAGCCCTCACACTCACCGGTTCGCCTTCCTTCGTGACCCTGTCCTGTCTCGAGTAGGCAAGGTACGGAACAACAGCCCTGAGCTTCTGAACTCCCCCCTCACGCAGGGCATCGGCGAGGAGAATCATCTCGACCAGGTGCTCGTCCTGGGGTTTGAAGGTGGACTGAACGAGGGTAACCTCCTCCGAAGAACCAAGGACCCTGACGTATTTCTCACCATCGGGGAACCGCTTTATCTCGGCATCAAGAATCCTGCCGCCGAGGGCCTTTATCTCATCCTCCAGATGCCTGGCACCGCTTCCAACCACGAACATGGTCACCACCTTTTTGCCGTTGGAATGTTCAATTCCCACCTTAAAAACCCACCGTCATACCAGAAGGACGGCAATAATCCCCGCCAGGAATATGCCGTCAAAGGTTCCGGCTCCGCCGATACTCACCATAGGCGCTCCGAGGTTCTTGATTCTGTTCCAGTTCATCAGGTCGGCACCTATCAGGACGCCGAGGGTCCCGCTGATGTAGGCAACGGCGTTCGGATTGCTCCCGCCGAGGAGCCAGCCAAGGAGTATGGCCATCAGGGGTGGCAGGAAGAGAGGCATGGCTATTCCAAGGCCCCTGACAGGTCTGGCAACGGCATGGCTGAAGAGAGAAGCAATGAGAACCGCCAGGAGGGTGTTGAAGAGAAGGGCCCACCGGCTGAAGTACACCATCCTGAATATCTCATAGACGGCCACGCTTATGGGAACGATGGCCCCTCCCACGTTTATGGCAATGATTATGCGCCTCTCCTCCCAGTCAAAGAACGGAACGGGGTAGGCTATTCCAAAGAACCTAACCTCTCTCACCCTCACGACTGGCTCGTAGGACGTTTCCTCCGCGATTGGTATGTTTAGGAAGCTCCCCACGAGCGCAAAGATGAAGAGAGCATAGGCGACGTCCGGGGGAATCCCTAGCTTTTCGAATGCTGCCATAACGACACTGGAGAAGAATGCGAAGATGATGACGAAAAGAACCCCCATAACCAGGAGCACGGGGAGTGAAACGGGCGGGATTATGAGGCGACGTCTGTTCATCCTGCACCACCGTGATGGACTGCCCCAATCCAGAGGCTCGAAATTTCCGCGACCACCAATGAAAGGGCTGAAACGAGGTATATAAAACCTGCGCCGGCTTTCCGGGAATCGGAGGATAAAGAAGGAACTTCGAAAAACGGACGACGGGGAAAACTTTAAGTCCACCTTACCCAAACAGGTTGAGGAGGTAGAGCCGATGAAGATTATCTGGTATGGACACGCGTGCTTTTGGGTCGAGACCAACGGTGTGAGACTCCTCATCGACCCGTATCCCGAGGTGGACGATGACAGGATAGGTGAGGTTGACTACATACTGATAACCCACGAGCATGTTGACCACTACGGCAAGGTGGAGCTCCTCTCGCGACTCCGCGACGCTACCGTGATAGGACCCAAGCCGGTTTACATGACCGCCATCAGCGATGGTGTGACGAAGGTCAGGGAGATCGAGGACGGCCAGACCATCGAGCTCGAGAACGGCGTTAAGGTGACCGCATTCTACATGGAGCACCCCTCAAGCCAGTACCCCCTGGGCTACCTGATAGAGGGGGACAAGGCCCTCTTCCACACGGGCGACACGTACTCCACACCAGTCCTCCAGAGACTCCGCGGAAGGGTGGACGTTCTCCTGGTGCCGATAAGCGGCCGCTCAACGGCCAACGAGCGCGAAGCGGCCCAGATTGTTGAGGATGTGCGCCCACGCCTCGTCATACCCATGCACTACGGCGTCTACGGGACCGGAAGCCCCGAGAAGCTCAGGGATGAGCTCCAGAAGAAGCGCATCTGGACCCTCGTCAGGCCCCTTGAACTCTACGAAGAGTTCACCCTTTAGCGGTGAAGTGGATGCTCTCAACGGGGGTCAAATCACTCGACGAGCTTCTGGGTGGGGGCATAGCGGAAGGCGTCCTAACCCAGATTTACGGGGGCTTCGCCACGGGGAAGACAACGCTGGCGGTTCAGATAGGCCTTCTCAGCGACGGAAAGGTTGCCTACATCGACACGGAGGGCGGCTTCTCTCCGGAGAGGCTGAGCCAGATGGCTAAAGCCAGGGGGCTGGATCCGGAGGAAGCCCTTCAGCGCTTCATTCTATTCACCCCCTCGGATTTCAAGGAGCAGCGGCGCTCGGTTGGGAGCCTGAAGAAGATCGTTGATGGGACGTTCTCCCTCGTCGTCGTTGACTCGCTAACCGCCCATTATCGTGTTGAGGAGAACAGGAGGGGCCTGAGCGCGGAGCTGGGCAAGCAGCTCCAGGTGCTCCTCTGGATAGCCAGAAGAAACCGCATTCCGGTGATAGTCATCAACCAGGTTCACTTCGACAGCCGGGCGGAGAGGATGAAGCCCGTCGCCGAGCACACGCTCAACTACCGGACGAAGGACATTTTAAGGCTCGACAAGCTCAGCACGCCGGGGCTGAGGGTAGCGGTCCTGGAAAGACACAGGTTCAGACCAGAAGGAGGAATGGTCCACTTCAGGATAACGGAGAAGGGGATTGAGGACGTCAGCGAATGATATCCTCAAGGTCAAAGGCCAAAAAGCCCTCCTTCCTGAGCCAGTCTTTATCCTCAAGCTTCCCCGCTATGACGCCGAACCTGTAGTTTCCCCTCAGAGGCAGGAGTTCTGCCTTTTTCTCGAGGGCTTTCAGAACTCTCTTTGCATCCCTCTGGCTTAGGTTCTTCCACTTTACTTCGAAGAGGGCAACGTTTTTCCGGTCGTATGCCACCACGTCTATCTCCTCCCCCCTGTGCCACCACCTGCCAACGCGCTCCGGCTTAAAACCGAGGTCAAGCCTTTTCACGAACTCCCTCGCTATTCTCTCGTAGGTTTCACCAACGAAGGCGGGAAACTCCGCTCTAAAGCGCTCAAAAACCCTATCTGGATTCTCCTCAAGGGCCGTGTAGTTGTGATAAATAAAGCGGAACCAGAAGCTGAAGAACTCGTCACTTATCTTATAGGCCACCTTCCTCGTCTTCAGCGGGTTCTCGGTAACTGGCACCTCCCTAACCAAGTACTCGTAGTGATTGGTCAGCTCGCTGAGGTATTTGCTCACCGTCAGCGGCTTCATGCCCGTTTTGTCGCTTATCTCCTTGGGCGTAACGTAGCCGAGGCTGACCGCTTCGAGAATCGAGAAGTAAGAGCGATAGAACCTGCCGAACTCAAGTTTAAGGACGTTCAGACCTTCTTCCCTGAGCGGGGCGAACTCGTCGAAGAAAAGCCTCCCGAGAGTCTCAACCGAGTCTCCGCGATAGTAGCGCGGAAGATAGAGAAGATACCTCGGCATTCCCCCTAAAGCCGAATAGAACTCAACAAAGTGCCTTGGGTTCACATCAGCCATAGAGCGCACAAAACCGTAAGCCCTCCAGAAGTCGAAGGGCTTGAGCTTCATCCACTCGTCAGCCCTACCGAAGAGGGGCTCCTTTCTGTCCATGAAGATTCGCTTAATCATGCCGACGTACGAGCCTACTGCAATGAGCATCAGGTTTGAGCCGTCCTTTTTCTCATCCCAGAGCTCCTGGAGGGGTGAAAAGAAAGAGGGCTTAACCGCCTTGAAGTTCTGGAACTCATCGAACACCACCACGAGCCTTCTCTCGCGTGAGAAGTCCAGGAGAAACCCTACCAGCTCTTCGAGGGAAGAAAATCGCGGCTTCACATAGGAGGGGAGGTAATCGGAGAGCCTCTCCACGATCTCGCGCGACCATTCCTCGAGGAGCAGCTTTTCGTCCTTTTCACCGACGAAGAAGTAGAGACCGGATTTGTCTTTTAGGAATTCCCTCACCAAGGCCGTCTTTCCCACCCTCCGCCTGCCGTAGATTACCAGAAAACTCGAACCGGGAAAAGAATAAACCTCGTTGAGCTTCCCCAGCTCGCGCTCCCTGTCGTAGAACATATTACCCACCAAGTATATTACTGATTTGGTAATATTTAAGGGTTGCGGAAAAATCAAAACTTCGGATCTACCAGACATCTAGCGGAATGCTGCAGAGCTTTGTGGTCTTGTTTATGACCACACAGTCTTTTGCGTTATACATGGTAATCCTCGCCACAGCGGAGGACTTTAAAAAGCTCGCCACGTACGATAAGAGACTGAAAAAAGAAGCAGAAAAGCTGGGCATCAAAAACCCTGCCTCAAATCCTCTCGTAAACCTCCTGGACTATTCTGAGGACAGAGCGGTAGAGCTTCTCGGTAATTATGCCCTCCTCGTAGTGCTCGGTCAGCTTCTCCTTGTCTATTACCTCCTTCTTGCCGTCCGGCCATTTAACGATGTCCACCTCGAGGTCGATGTAGCGGGCCCTGTCAGGATAGATCTCCACCGGCGTGTTTATGTTGTAGTACTCGCCCTTCAGGTTGCCGTCGCGGTCGTAGTAGCGGTGCACAAACCACCACTTTCCTTCCTCTATCTCCGTGATGACGTAGTCGCCAAACTCTATCGGCAGGTCGAGACCATCGTAGAACTTTCCGGGCTTGAGGTGGCGCTTGAAGGTGACCCTGAGCGGGTTCAGGGAAACCTCCTGAACTTCACCGGGCCCTATCTTTATCCTCTGGCCGTCGGGTTTGTTGTGCTCGAGGCTGAAGAGCCAGCCCCTCTTCGGCCCCTTGTTGGCAACGACTGACTCCCAGAAGCCCTGCCTGACCTTCTCCCGCTGGCCCGGCACCTTGGCAAGTATTCCCTCGGCTATCTCCACCGCGAACCCGAGTTCAAGGTCGTGGGCCTTCAGCTGGTGGTGGCCCTCAACTGTCGGAACCACCCTGTTCCGTATCTCGTCGAGCTTCTTCTTCGCCCCGCCACCGAACTCGACCTCGTAAATACTGCGTCCCTCGATCAGAAGGGACGGAGCCGCGTAGGAGTCTGCCCTCGCGAGGGTGTCGGCCAGCTTCGAGAGCGCCACTATCTCATCGCGGAGAAGGTTCCAGTCCTTGTAGGCGGCGGCGGTTCTCCACAGTATCCCCCACTCCCCGAGGTCAACACTCAGACCCAGGATGCGGAGCCTCTCGCGCTCGCTCTGGTCCCTTATCTTCCGGGATATCTTGACGTGCCTCTGGGCACCAACGGGCTTCGGAATCAGAACCGCGTAGTCACCGGGGATCGTCAGGGTGACGCTCAGCTGGGGGAGCAGGTTGTGCTTTTTGACCTGGACGAGGAGTTCGTCGCCCTCCTTGGCACGGGGGAGGTCCTTAACAGGTATCGTACCTATGGCGCTCCCAATGTCCACGTAGACGTATCTCTCGTCCCTCTGAACGACTATTCCCTTGTAGATGCCGTACAGCTGGTAGGGAAGCTTCCGGAAGAAGACATCTATGAATTCGTCCTCAAGGGCAGCCTTAACCTCCTCAACCTTCGTCCCGACGAGGATGACTCCATGGTGGTCCTTCTTGTCATAGACGTCAACATCGAACTCGTCGTAGGTCTTTTCGAGGTTGAAGCGCTCGACGATTTTGTTGCTCGGCTGGGAAATTCCGAAGCCCCTGTCGAGGAACAGCTTGGTGAGGGCAGTGCTGTATATGCCCCTAACCCGGACTGTAACTCCTGTGTCTGTAGACACCTTCACCACCCCTCATCTTCTTTTCCACCACTCCTATGAGCGTGAGACCCTCGAGTATCTCGCCGGCGTCAGCGACACCGCTCAGCTTCTCAACGTTTCTCGCCTCGACCCAGAGCAGTCCCCTGGAGTGCCAGTCTCTCAAAGCAGCTTCAACCTTGTGAACGTCACCGGGATGAGTATAGAGCCTGAGGAGGAACCTTTTAAGGGTACCGAGTTCGGCCTCGAGCGTCTTGACCTTTCTGAGCTCCTCCATTATACCCGTGGGTACCTTTTTTTCCTTTTCGCCTCCAGCAAGGAGCGCCATTCCTTCGACCTCCGAGGTCAGCTCGCCGAGGGCCTTTCTAACTGCGTAATCGTAGACCCTGTGAAACTGAACGAGCCTCTCCATCGCGGTCTCCAGCTTCACACGGGAATCGTAGTCGTCCCTCGAGAGGAGGGAGAGAAGCTCCTCAAGCCGGAACTTCATCTGGTGCTCGTT belongs to Thermococcus camini and includes:
- a CDS encoding DUF402 domain-containing protein, which codes for MSTDTGVTVRVRGIYSTALTKLFLDRGFGISQPSNKIVERFNLEKTYDEFDVDVYDKKDHHGVILVGTKVEEVKAALEDEFIDVFFRKLPYQLYGIYKGIVVQRDERYVYVDIGSAIGTIPVKDLPRAKEGDELLVQVKKHNLLPQLSVTLTIPGDYAVLIPKPVGAQRHVKISRKIRDQSERERLRILGLSVDLGEWGILWRTAAAYKDWNLLRDEIVALSKLADTLARADSYAAPSLLIEGRSIYEVEFGGGAKKKLDEIRNRVVPTVEGHHQLKAHDLELGFAVEIAEGILAKVPGQREKVRQGFWESVVANKGPKRGWLFSLEHNKPDGQRIKIGPGEVQEVSLNPLRVTFKRHLKPGKFYDGLDLPIEFGDYVITEIEEGKWWFVHRYYDRDGNLKGEYYNINTPVEIYPDRARYIDLEVDIVKWPDGKKEVIDKEKLTEHYEEGIITEKLYRSVLRIVQEVYERI